One genomic window of Camelina sativa cultivar DH55 chromosome 5, Cs, whole genome shotgun sequence includes the following:
- the LOC104787980 gene encoding protein SPIRAL1-like 2 produces the protein MGRGVSAGGGQSSLGYLFGSGEAPKPVAVNKAPAETQISSPSPPPQAAAPKAVDSTKQVPAGLNSNSANNYMRAEGQNTGNFITDRPSTKVHSAPGGGSSLNYLFGGGSN, from the exons ATGGGTCGTGGAGTTAGTGCAGGTGGAGGGCAGAGTTCTTTGGGGTATCTTTTTGGTAGTGGAGAAGCTCCAAAGCCAGTAGCCGTTAACAAGGCTCCAGCTGAAACTCAAATATCTTCCCCTTCTCCACCTCCTCAAGCCGCTGCTCCAAAGGCTGTTGATAGCACCAAACAAGTGCCTGCTGGTCTCAACAGCAACTCTGCAAACAATTACATGCGCGCagaaggacaaaacacaggaaactTCATCACg gaccGGCCATCGACCAAGGTTCATTCAGCTCCAGGAGGTGGCTCGTCTTTGAATTACCTCTTCGGTGGTGGTAGCAACTAG
- the LOC104787979 gene encoding putative methylesterase 15, chloroplastic: protein MGNSLRCISQEQDPNQKKPSSVVNGTSSEKHVRRLSLIPSFRRRTLLPSLSCSGSSTSTSSTSKKGGIKTKKKVRERHHQEHHHDHHEKDSLIQEQTLAATNILFSQTPRNSNSAPPFRRSTSVVYTQPPSAAVAASVGSVSGVLTPKKSTCGFVRSSSNRQRSSTDPVLKPNQLLDKELKVEGAETKRFVLVHGGGFGAWCWYKTITLLEKHGFQVDAVDLAGSGVSSFDTNNITSLAQYAKPLLHFFDTLKPSEKVILVGHDFGGACMSYAMEMYPSKISKAVFISAAMLANAQSILDLFNQQPESNNDLMEQVHLFLYANGKKNPPTAVDFDRSLLRDFFFNQSPPKDVALASVSMRPIPFAPVLEKLHVSEKNYGSIRRFYIKTTEDDYAVPVSLQEAMIKSNPPEQVFHLKGSDHAPFFSRPQSLNRILVEISQLPSKKSS, encoded by the exons atgggaaattcTTTGAGATGCATATCGCAAGAACAAGATCCGAACCAGAAGAAACCAAGCTCCGTCGTCAACGGTACTAGCTCCGAGAAACACGTTAGGAGGCTGTCTCTGATACCATCTTTCCGACGCCGGACGTTACTACCATCTCTCTCTTGCTCCGGCTCCTCCACGTCAACTTCATCAACGTCCAAGAAAGGAGGGatcaagacaaagaagaaggtTAGAGAAAGACACCATCAAGAGCATCACCATGACCACCATGAGAAAGACTCCCTTATTCAAGAACAAACCTTAGCCGCCACAAATATACTCTTTAGCCAAACGCCTCGTAACAGCAACTCTGCTCCTCCTTTCCGACGCTCCACCTCCGTCGTTTACACTCAGCCACCTTCTGCAGCCGTAGCCGCATCCGTAGGTTCTGTTTCCGGCGTCTTGACTCCTAAAAAGTCCACTTGTGGATTCGTTAGAAGCTCAAGTAATAGGCAGAGATCAAGCACCGATCCTGTTCTTAAACCCAATCAGCTTCTAGACAAG GAGCTAAAGGTGGAAGGAGCGGAGACAAAGCGATTCGTGCTGGTTCAtggaggaggatttggagcatgGTGTTGGTACAAAACCATAACGCTCTTAGAGAAACATGGCTTCCAAGTCGACGCCGTTGACTTGGCCGGTTCTGGTGTTAGTTCTTTCGATACCAACAACATCACTAGCCTCGCTCAGTATGCCAAACCCCTCCTCCACTTCTTCGACACCCTCAAACCCTCCGAGAAG GTGATATTAGTGGGGCATGATTTTGGAGGGGCTTGTATGTCTTATGCTATGGAGATGTATCCTTCTAAGATCTCTAAGGCTGTTTTCATCTCTGCTGCTATGTTGGCTAATGCTCAAAGCATTCTTGATCTCTTTAATCAACAG CCTGAATCAAATAATGATCTGATGGAACAAGTCCATTTATTCTTGTACGCCAATGGCAAAAAGAATCCTCCAACAGCCGTTGATTTCGATAGATCATTGCTTAGAGACTTTTTCTTTAATCAGAGCCCTCCAAAG gACGTTGCATTAGCGTCGGTATCCATGAGACCAATCCCGTTCGCACCGGTGCTCGAAAAGCTTCACGTGTCGGAGAAAAACTACGGGTCAATCCGACGGTTTTACATCAAAACCACGGAGGATGATTACGCTGTACCGGTTTCTCTCCAAGAAGCAATGATCAAATCGAACCCTCCTGAACAAGTTTTTCACCTCAAAGGCTCTGATCATGCACCTTTCTTCTCTCGTCCTCAGTCTTTGAACCGGATACTCGTCGAGATTTCTCAGTTACCGTCCAAGAAATCTTCATGA